The genome window ATCTTCTGAGACTGTACTACCTACCTAGGATTAAgattggtttttaaattattgataatgCCTCTTGACTGTCATATGAAGAAGGTGTCATATCTTTAAGTGTAATATGTACACTACATGCCAAATCCACGTCAACCATGACTAATCAAATCTCGCATCAAATGCTGTGACTATTTGGACATCATATAATGTTCTAATTATGTCTTAGGCTTGGTCATATCCGTTATATGACTTCTCGTACAAAGTCGAAGATCCACATACACACGACTACAAGGGACACCAAGAAACCAAAGACGGAGACAAGGTCAAAGGGATGTACTGGTTGATACAACCTGACGGCCTTAAACGAACGGTCAAATATTATGTTGACAAAGACAGTGGGTgagttaaaattgataatgcgaaaattatataaaaatatttcaacggTATTTTTGGCTGGAGATGAgatatttgtaagaaatgtgtaatcttttatttaaatgtgtttttacagacattatgttctacaactatgccaaattttaaagAGATccgttaaaatgttttttagattagtaataacaaaaatccatccattcatttcctatatatagtattaataagaagtaaagttttaatcaaaaagtttctttatgcctttttatttagatttcaaGCTGAAGTTGAATATTCAGACCCATATCACACGCCTGAACATTACGAAGGCCATCATCCAATATCTGAAGTATACAACGTGGTCCAACATCATCCCTCGCAACATCATGACGAAAGtgattatgttaaaaatcattataatcATGTAATACAACCATTATATTATCACTACGATGATTATAGtcactgaaaaataaaaatttactgtCTATATTGTGAGTTGTGTgagtgtatttattttacttattttatagttcAGTTGTTTTATGTATTCTAATATGTAAAGAGTTcgattaaaaatgtgtaaataaatgattaatcCTTACAActaatagtttttgttttcttaattaaaattccttttgactatattaatattttaaagagggaatatttgattatttgttaGTATTGAATAAGCTCCGTGACAACTAaaacgatttgaaaaattctttgacTGAAGCTTCACTATCCCCgagtgacataggctatatttataactagatttttaattccatgcagacgaagtcgcgagctactttttagtaaatacgaagaatctatttttaatttttaatttagtagataaaaaaaatcgatctcttgtgtcggaggccaagacccactttgggtcgctgcgccagcggagtaagtaataagataaaaaaaacactcgtAAGAACATAGGCTAATCGCAGACATTAATCAGAGTTAAACTCTtatgaaatacatatttaaactatcatttaaaaatattggtgaTGGAGTCATCATCATCCTTATTAGTCCACAGCTGGACAAAGACTTTCCCTGATGCCTTCCACAGTGTAATAGTATACCTTACAATTAACTATACCTTATTAACTAACAACTACGGTTTAAAATTCGTAGGTACCCAAGAACCAGTGGAGTTCttgatatttgtatttataaatattgtcatccttTTCAAACTCTATGACAAAACAGATGCAACAAGCTAGACTTTACGAGTGATGAATTAACGTTTATaactttttgctatttattaagaaaagggGCAAAAAGGACCAAgtctaaattacaatattgattggtataatacttataataaCCGAATCAAATGGATTAACGCAGAAAACTGTGTTTACCATTTTATAAACTTCATTGTTCTTTACATTACACCTTtgaatttcttaaatttaagtttagaCAAATCCTAAGCTGTAAATATATCGATTGTATTCGGTGTCCAGATTGTctagaaaataaatcttatagaTTTCATCaaagagtaaaataaaattcagaaTCATTAATTCGCTAAAACGTAGATGTGTTATTTTCAGCAAATAGCACGAAAACTAACATGTCTAGTTTTCCAGTtaaatctttctaatattataaatgtgaaagttttgGACGGATAGATGGAtcgatagatggatgtttgtttgaagctatCACCAGGACTTTTCAACGGATCTAGACGAAATTTGCCATAAATATAGAACTTAGTATGAAACAACGCATAGGCTTTAGATTACAGTTCTGCTTggctttaaaatgttttaacaaagaCGTAAGTATATTAAAGAGTTCATTGAAGGCACGCCATTTTATTACGTTGCATAATGaactttaaattcaatattgggatgtactttaaaacaaaagcataaagaaaaaaatggataATACTCtagtaaaatttctttaatatttttatcttcttaAATTGAATCCATGCTGATgagcaaaaacattttgtacataaataagcAGACATAAAATGGAAGGATGGTGTCAAGATAATGCGAAGTGTTAATTCGTTCTTCCCTTCTAGTGCAAAAACAGATATCCGTATTCATATATGTTAGGTTAACTATTTTAGTTCAGTTGTAGTTTTTGTTCTTACTAGTATACTTAAATGTTGAAAGCacaatatgtttgaaattgaaataaaactaatattacttCGTAACACCAAAACGTAAAAGGTAACAAATTCTAAATATACTCCGTTTCAGTCAAATgcttcaataaaaaaagatatttaattcaCAGATGCGTACATACATTGTTTCAGTTTGAAAGGAATACTAGTAATGCATCAGTTACCCTGCTTGCTAAGGCGAGAAGATAATTACTCACACGTAATCATATCTATTAGAAAATGTAACTATTAAGAGGtcgaacaaaattatattaacagaATTGAACGTAAACACGTCCCTGAACATATAATTTGAGAAACTGAAGATAATGGTACTTGCATGGATAGGATGCTTTATTTAAGCCAATAATCATGTTAACTGATGTATATAAACTTTAGGATGCTTCATTTGACACCAGTTGAACTGAGAAGAACCTGACGATACCTACTGAAGATGAttttgaaggtattttttttcacttcaaattttaaattttaccatttttttaacatactgAAAGTGATAATTACATCATATTTATCTaactatttgtaaaatataaactctTTGCTCTTTATCATCGTTTTGGgaatatatttctaatatcATTGCGGAAGTGAAAAATGAGAAACATAAAGTAGCCCtcaaatgttatttacaaGCATTACAAAAAGGGATTAAAGGACTAATGTAACGTTAAGTGCCCTCACGTTTTGACCCTCAGATTTTAGGAAAGCCATTActagcagttttttttttcagattttcACATTGTTCGGTGTCGCATTAGCGGTGTCGGGTCATGATCACCCCGCGGTCTCTGAATACAAAGTGTATATCCACCATCCGGTACACCACGGCCACCACGGCAAGCTCTCACATGTCGGATCTCATGTCCCGGAGCATCATGAAGAATACGTAAGTATCTTACAACATCAATAGAATCAAATAAATCAACCGATTAGGTTTCGGTACCAGTTTTAGAGGAAATCAAGAGGATTAATAGACatgaaagacaaaaaaaaagtagttagAAGTGAATACTGAGGTGACGGATGATAGAAAGATGCCTCCATATCCTGCTGCCATTTATGTTTGGAACAGTGTCCAATTCCAAAGTTGGACAAAACAGTCtacaaaaagttaatataatattgaatttttgtaGAAGAAGAAGGCAAAAGACCATCATAACATCTGTGTTACATattcatcaaaaatattttgaatgaaGTTTTTTGCACTTGTAGGCCAAGTCGTATCCGTCATATGAGTACTCGTACCAAGTTGATGATCCCCACACACATGATCATAAAGGCCAAGAGGAAACCAGGCATGGCGACGTCGTGAAGGGCATGTACTGGCTCATCCAACCAGATGGCCTTAAACGTACTGTCAAGTATCACGCAGATAAACACAGCGggtaattaatatataatatttagcaTAAACTATAGATTGACATCTAAAAATCCGCCTTAAAGCATAGGGTACCAATGAGCGATTCTTCTTAATAGACTTATTGAAAACAACTAAGTGCTTAAGATATGGAAGCGCAATACTGATGCAAGTcaaaatagcttttattaaatgttcttATGATGAAAATgcattatgtaatttaacctaacatattttttttataatcacaGATTTAAAGCCCACGTTGAATATTCGGACCCAAGTCACCATGATCACCACGATGAACATAAAGAACATCACCACCTTCCTGTGTCGAAGCAGTATGTCTCTATTCACCATGAACCTGATCATCATCATGAAGATAACCATGAGGAACACCATGAAGAAGACCACCACATGCCGGAACATCACGAACATGAAGATCATGAACCTGAACACCATGATGAAGAACACCATGAGCCGGAACACGAGGAGCCAAAACACCACGAGCCAGAACATCATAAACATGGCCACCATAACCTAGTACATTATGAGGTGAAACACTACGTACACCACGAACCGCATCATGAGCCGGAACATCATGAACATGAACACCATGAGCCAGAACATCATGAACATGAACACCATGAGCCGGAACATCATGAACACGAAGACCATGAGCCGAAACATCATGAAGATGACCACCATGAGCCGGAACACTATGAGATTAAATACTACGTACACCATGAACCGCATCACCATGAAGATGAACACCATGAAATTGAACATCACGAACCAGAACATTACAAACCAGACCACCACGACCATGAATACTTTGTTCACGAACACCATCCTGAACCAGTACACAAACATCATGTTATTGAATATTACGACAGAAGTCATGACCACCACAAATATCACGGTCACCATCACGATAACGGACATCGTGTTCATCacaaacatcatcatcatgatGAACATCACCATCATGGTTATAAAAACTGATAAGTTTTTAAACCTCTTGAAGTTAATTctaattgattatttatatcCAACGAACCAAAGTCATGAACTGAGTGGAAATGtgattaacataatttttattcatcgtCATATTGTATTAGTGTctgataaagtaaaaaataattgtaacgcAAAATCAAggagaagaaaaatatatatatttacaaagcaTAATAGCCATTATTCTTATTTTCACCTTTTAGTCATTTTAGGAAAAAAGTATACAACATAAGTAAGAttgtattgataaaaaatatatctgacAAGCAAatctctataaataaatacttaatataattttttggtcCAAGGTTATAAgccgatatttattttaaacaaaagacgattttaaaacataagtgAGCTCTTTGTAAGtctaaaagattaaaaaaaaatacagtcgaattgataacctccttctttttgaagtcggctaaaaaggaccataaatagaaatatcaaAGAACTCTAACGAGATATGTCCGGAAATGATACAACAGAACACCATAAATTCccaaacgaggtttaggctaagcgccatctgcgcccggccacctcaagcccggtgaaactgtaaatgcctcctcaaggcaaacagtgactactcagtcacaaaaaaaaaaacataaattccTAGTTCGAAAATATGACAATTCAACCTAATTTACCTCTATTTAAATTTGCTCATTTTGGGTGCTAGTGTGCTGTAAATTTAAACGTTAAGTTACGTTTCTTCAAATATCTAGGAAATACGACCTAGtcgtaaataaactttattcctGCTCAAACCATGGATTCGCTTTTTTACCTACACTTTTTGTAGCAGAATcgcttattataaaacatacatgGGTCTTAAAAATACTAGTATACTAGTATTAAagcaaaactatatttttggataatatatcatcatcatcatcatcagctcactatacgtccccaccgaggggctcggagcctaccccaatttaggggtgactaggccatagtcaaccacgctggccaagtgcgggttggttgacttcacacatatcattgaatttcttctcagatatgtgcaggttgcatcacgatgttttccttcaccgtaagaacgtcagataaatgtacatatgtaaatcgaaaatcgaaaaacacattggtacatggcgggattcgaacccaagacctgcagattgcaagtcaagtgcttaacccctgagccaccgacgctc of Papilio machaon chromosome 6, ilPapMach1.1, whole genome shotgun sequence contains these proteins:
- the LOC106716515 gene encoding histidine-rich glycoprotein-like, translating into MVWKFTILVVFAVDCFGHDDAVSHQSVVLYSGHHGALSHFGHHAPEHHEEYAWSYPLYDFSYKVEDPHTHDYKGHQETKDGDKVKGMYWLIQPDGLKRTVKYYVDKDSGFQAEVEYSDPYHTPEHYEGHHPISEVYNVVQHHPSQHHDESDYVKNHYNHIFTLFGVALAVSGHDHPAVSEYKVYIHHPVHHGHHGKLSHVGSHVPEHHEEYAKSYPSYEYSYQVDDPHTHDHKGQEETRHGDVVKGMYWLIQPDGLKRTVKYHADKHSGFKAHVEYSDPSHHDHHDEHKEHHHLPVSKQYVSIHHEPDHHHEDNHEEHHEEDHHMPEHHEHEDHEPEHHDEEHHEPEHEEPKHHEPEHHKHGHHNLVHYEVKHYVHHEPHHEPEHHEHEHHEPEHHEHEHHEPEHHEHEDHEPKHHEDDHHEPEHYEIKYYVHHEPHHHEDEHHEIEHHEPEHYKPDHHDHEYFVHEHHPEPVHKHHVIEYYDRSHDHHKYHGHHHDNGHRVHHKHHHHDEHHHHGYKN